In one Oncorhynchus masou masou isolate Uvic2021 chromosome 23, UVic_Omas_1.1, whole genome shotgun sequence genomic region, the following are encoded:
- the LOC135511193 gene encoding peroxiredoxin-like 2A isoform X1 → MALALVQSLSRHSAKALRARWRLSQTLHISYLPLGGAIHNSQPSTNPTARLPCLKAFHLSTASSSSDPNKPKSVLSSSLEVELFEMGMWSLGLGTLGVAIVGIFLANTDLCLTKAAQASLEYLEDADLHPTGDDENTIKAKALWEKTGAVVMAVRRPGUFLCREEASELSSLKTQLEDLGVPLVAVVKENIGTEIQDFRPHFAGDIYVDEKHHFYGPLQRKMGGLGFIRLGVWQNFMRAWKAGYHGNVLGEGFVLGGVFVIGAGNQGILLEHREEEFGNKVENEDVLQAVKRIVPVQ, encoded by the exons ATGGCCCTGGCACTGGTCCAGTCCCTCTCCAGACACTCCGCTAAAGCCCTAAGGGCCAGATGGAGGCTATCTCAGACTCTGCACATCTCTTACCTGCCTCTGGGGGGTGCCATTCACAACAGCCAGCCCTCTACCAACCCTACAGCCAGACTTCCTTGTCTAAAAGCCTTTCACCTCAGCACAGCATCATCCAGCTCTGACCCTAACAAGCCCAAATCAG TGTTGTCCTCCAGCCTCGAGGTGGAGCTGTTTGAGATGGGGATGTGGTCTCTGGGTCTGGGGACCTTAGGAGTTGCCATCGTTGGAATCTTCCTGGCCAACACTGACTTGTGTCTGACCAAGGCTGCCCAGGCCTCGCTGGAGTACCTGGAGGACGCAGACCTTCACCCCACTGGAGACG ATGAGAACACCATAAAGGCCAAAGCTCTGTGGGAGAAGACGGGAGCAGTAGTAATGGCTGTACGACGGCCCGGATGATTTTTGTGCAGAGAG gaagcTTCCGAGCTGTCCTCTCTGAAGACTCAGCTTGAGGATCTCGGGGTCCCTCTAGTTGCCGTGGTGAAGGAGAACATCGGCACGGAGATCCAGGACTTCCGACCACACTTCGCTGGGGACATCTATGTAGACGAGAAG CACCACTTCTATGGCCCACTACAGAGGAAGATGGGGGGGCTGGGCTTCATCCGTCTGGGGGTGTGGCAGAACTTTATGCGGGCCTGGAAGGCCGGTTACCATGGCAACGTGTTGGGGGAGGGCTTCGTCCTGGGAGGCGTGTTTGTCATCGGAGCGGGGAACCAG GGAATTCTTCTGGAGCACAGGGAGGAGGAGTTTGGCAACAAAGTGGAGAATGAAGATGTTTTGCAGGCTGTCAAGAGAATTGTTCCAGTGCAATAA
- the LOC135511193 gene encoding peroxiredoxin-like 2A isoform X2, which yields MGMWSLGLGTLGVAIVGIFLANTDLCLTKAAQASLEYLEDADLHPTGDDENTIKAKALWEKTGAVVMAVRRPGUFLCREEASELSSLKTQLEDLGVPLVAVVKENIGTEIQDFRPHFAGDIYVDEKHHFYGPLQRKMGGLGFIRLGVWQNFMRAWKAGYHGNVLGEGFVLGGVFVIGAGNQGILLEHREEEFGNKVENEDVLQAVKRIVPVQ from the exons ATGGGGATGTGGTCTCTGGGTCTGGGGACCTTAGGAGTTGCCATCGTTGGAATCTTCCTGGCCAACACTGACTTGTGTCTGACCAAGGCTGCCCAGGCCTCGCTGGAGTACCTGGAGGACGCAGACCTTCACCCCACTGGAGACG ATGAGAACACCATAAAGGCCAAAGCTCTGTGGGAGAAGACGGGAGCAGTAGTAATGGCTGTACGACGGCCCGGATGATTTTTGTGCAGAGAG gaagcTTCCGAGCTGTCCTCTCTGAAGACTCAGCTTGAGGATCTCGGGGTCCCTCTAGTTGCCGTGGTGAAGGAGAACATCGGCACGGAGATCCAGGACTTCCGACCACACTTCGCTGGGGACATCTATGTAGACGAGAAG CACCACTTCTATGGCCCACTACAGAGGAAGATGGGGGGGCTGGGCTTCATCCGTCTGGGGGTGTGGCAGAACTTTATGCGGGCCTGGAAGGCCGGTTACCATGGCAACGTGTTGGGGGAGGGCTTCGTCCTGGGAGGCGTGTTTGTCATCGGAGCGGGGAACCAG GGAATTCTTCTGGAGCACAGGGAGGAGGAGTTTGGCAACAAAGTGGAGAATGAAGATGTTTTGCAGGCTGTCAAGAGAATTGTTCCAGTGCAATAA